From the genome of Sphingopyxis sp. DBS4:
CGATTGGCAGCGCCGTCTTGTAGATGACCGGGCGGAGTGCGAAACTCGTGGTGAGCTGCGATACGCCTGGAATCTTGGTGAGCTTGCGCCGGAGAAATTCCTCGAAGGCATGCAGATCCTTCACGATGACCCGAAGCTGATAATCGGCGTCGCCGGTCATGAGATAGCACTCCATGACCTCGGGAAAGGCGGCGACGGCCTCCTCGAAGATGGACAGCCTGAGATCGTCCTGCTGGTCGAGCCGCACGCGGACAAAGGCGGTAACGCCGAGATTGACGCGCGTCGGCTCGATCAGCGCGACATATCGCGTGATGACGC
Proteins encoded in this window:
- a CDS encoding Lrp/AsnC family transcriptional regulator, with the translated sequence MPLDQMDSRILAELQNDGRMTNQQLSDRIGLSPSPCLRRVKQLEADGVITRYVALIEPTRVNLGVTAFVRVRLDQQDDLRLSIFEEAVAAFPEVMECYLMTGDADYQLRVIVKDLHAFEEFLRRKLTKIPGVSQLTTSFALRPVIYKTALPIGDRVADRGAAS